The genomic DNA GCGGGAGGTCTTTAGTTTCAAGATATAAGTATCTAATCAAAAGCACAAGGCCTATAAAAGAACCTATTAACTGAGCCGGCCACCTGCCGAAGGAAAATTCGGTCATACGGCCAAGGACTTCCTGATTGAATATGTTGCCTATCCTCACTATTATATAGCCGAAGGAAAGCCCCAGCACGGTCAAATCCGCCACGACGTTGGGATTTATGCCGTGTCTCCTGCAATACGGCCACCCTGCGAGAAACCCTCCTAAGAGAGCACCGTGCCACGAAAGCCCGCCTTCCCAAATTTTAATTACCTGAATGGGAGCTTTTAAGAACCATTCGGGGTAGTTTGTGAGCACGAACATGAGGCGCGCTCCTACAATTCCAGATATTATGACGACAATCGCAAGGTTAAGCAAAAAGTCCTCGTCAAGATTGAGCCTCTTTCCTTTGACGTAAAGGTAATACGAGCCTACTAAAAAAGATATGGCCATGAATATTCCATACCAGTGAACAGCGATAGGGCCTATCTTAAATGCGTACGGACTTATTCCTTCGATAAACATGCGTATATGCTTCCTCCTTTTTTTATTCTTGCCTTAGGGCAGGTTATTTTTATTTTATCACCAAAAACCTATTATTGTATATAGCTTTAAAGAGGCGAAAATTCTAATTTTAGAGTAATAAATAAAAGAAAGGAGTTTCTGTATAGCGGAAAGTTAGTCTTTGCTTTAACTTAAAAAAATCAAAAAAGCCGACCTTAATCAAGGCCGGCTTCTCTTTATTTATATTTAGATTACAGTAAGCTGTGCTCTTTTAAATATTTTATCTATCCTTTCTTCTTCGGTCAGAATTTTGTTCTCTTCTGGGTCGTAAGCATATAGAGCGCCGTTTACCATCCTCGTGACCAGTTTCCCGCAGGCCGCCGGATTGCCTTTGAGGTGCGGAGCATCCAGAATGCCTAGCTCTATGGCTTTTGCAATGGTATCCGCATCGGAAAGCGGGTCCTCGACACTGGGATTAAGCTGTTTTATGGCGCTTAATATGACCATAGCTTCTTTTATAAGCTGATACTTGCGTT from Caldanaerovirga acetigignens includes the following:
- a CDS encoding prolipoprotein diacylglyceryl transferase, coding for MFIEGISPYAFKIGPIAVHWYGIFMAISFLVGSYYLYVKGKRLNLDEDFLLNLAIVVIISGIVGARLMFVLTNYPEWFLKAPIQVIKIWEGGLSWHGALLGGFLAGWPYCRRHGINPNVVADLTVLGLSFGYIIVRIGNIFNQEVLGRMTEFSFGRWPAQLIGSFIGLVLLIRYLYLETKDLPPGYQFWSFIWWHQILRALIEETVRENPLFLVHYVNDKWGIGFFTLTQLMTPFIVIFAYLMYKTTGGYGYGGYGYVGYRRRRY